DNA sequence from the Candidatus Zixiibacteriota bacterium genome:
TGGTATCGCCTGACACGTTGCGCTTCACTGCCCAGGAAGGGGGCGCGAATCCGGCTTCCCAGAATTTCAACGTGAGCGAAGCGGGCGGCGCGGCTATCGCCTACACGGCGGGTGAATCTGCTACCTGGCTTTCGCTGACTAATCCATCCGGCACAACGCCCGGCGACGTGACAGTGAACGTCATCATGGCGGGTGTTACGGCCGGGAGCTATACGGATCTGGTGACGGTGACTGCAGCCGAAGCAAGCAATTCGCCGCAGCTGGTAGTGATCGAACTGACAGTGACACCGGCGGCCAGCCTAATGGCCATTTCTCCGGATACGCTGAAATTCATCGCGATCGAAGGCGGCCCGAATCCTCCGAACGGGCAATTCCAGGTCACCTCGACCGGCGGCAGCGTGGACTATTTTGCTGAAGACACCTCAACGTGGTTCTCGCTGTTAAATGAAGACAGTGTCACGCCCGACTCGGTTCAGGTGCTGGTCGACATTACCGGTCTTGTGCCCGGCAATTATTTCGGCGACGTAACTTTCACTTCAGGTACGGCCGAAAACAGCCCGCAGGCTCGGGTCGTGATGCTGACCGTGGTGGCGCGTCCGAAGATCCTCGTGACGTCACCTGATACGCTGTACTTTACGGCTGTCGCGGGTGGCGCGAATCCCGCCTCCCAGACGTTTGCCGTTTCCGAACAGGGTGGCGCGGTAATTCCATATACCTCTCTTGAAGGAGCGTCCTGGCTGAGTTTGACCAACGCGTCAGGGAACACCCCGGACCTTGTCACAGTCAACGTTGATATTGCCGGACTCACAGACGGCAGCTACAGCGAGGCGGTCGTGACAACGTCGGCGGATGCTGTCAATGCCGACACCGTGGTGGTGCTACTCGATGTGTCCACGTGTCCACAGTTGATTCTTACCCCGGCGAGCCGAAATTATTCCGTGTACACTAATACATTGCTGGAAATCAGCGATTCCATACAGCTCACCAGAGCTGGCGGCGCGGCATACGGCTGGAACATACTCAATGATGCCGGATTCCAGATCAACCCGACCTCAGGGGTGACGCCTGGTGTCATGACGATCTATGACACGATCACGTATCTCAGCCCCGGGACGTTTACCCGCTGCATTCTAATAGAGGACAGCGCCTGCAGCGCGATCGATTCATTCTGTGTCACGGTCGAAGTCACCGAGGCGCCGTGCGCCCTGATAGTGACCTCGGATTCACTCCTGTCGTTCAACGTGACACAGGGGGATTCGCTGACCACGCCGGCGGCACGCTCGCTGTTCGTGTACAGCTCTGATGATCTGGTCAGTTTCGAGTTTACGGTATCATCGGATTCCGCGTGGGTGCATTTCGCCCCGACTTTCGGCACCTCTCCCGAAAGCATTCTGGTGTCGGTCGACCCGACTGGTCTGCTGCCCGGTACCTATTTTGCCGACTGCCGCATCAGCACCGATAACATTTATGTATGCGAACCGAAGTTCAAGGTTGTCACGGTGATGATGACCGTGGTGGACAGCACCGCCAATCAGTTCTGCGCGTGGGTAGTGGACCCCGACGGCATCCAGATCCCTGGCGCTTTCGTGGACCTGTACGCCAGTTTCCCGGACAGCAACACCTGGCTCGATCGTCAGATATCGGATTCGAGTGGCGCGGTCTGGTTCCCCAGTTTCCCGGATACGTTTGACCTGTTTGCGCATAAAGACGGGTACTATCCGGCTGTGGCGAACGATCTGTCGTTTGGCAACAAGGGTGTGATGCTGGTGCTTCACCCGCTCCGTCCCGTGGTGGTCACCAGCCAGTGGGTTGACTACTTCTGCGATAATAATCTCCTAAACGATTATCCGCTGCCGGCCGGATCGGTGGTGGAAGCGACTGAACCGGGCGGATTGCTGGTCGGTCAGTTCTACGTGACCGAATTCGGCAAGTACGGTTTCATGCCGGTCTATCGTGCTAACGACACGCTGACCGACACGCTGGGCGCCATGACCGGCGACGTGCTCACGTTCTGGGTGAACGGACAGATGGCGATCGCCAACGGCGACGTTACTTATCCGGCTGCGTACGACCGGGTCATGGTCTGTCTCAACGCCGGTGGCGTTATCCAGAAGAACTGCCCGCTCCAAGAAGGCTGGAATCTGGTCTCTTGGAATATCGATACACCGGTTGATTTCCTGCCCGACATACTGGCGCCGATCGACAGTTGTATCGAAGTGGTGCTTGGATTCGAAGGGGGCGGTCTGACGTACGATCCTACACTGCCGCAGTTCTCGACCTTATGGTATGCCGACCATTACAGTGGCTACTGGATAAAGGTCAGGTCGGGTTGCAGCGCCACGTTGTCGCTCACCGGAATTCCGGTCCCCGCCAACACGGCGATCCACGTGTATCGTGGCTGGAACCTGGTCAGCTATCTGCCGGAGTCCCCGTTGGCGCCGGTTGACGCGCTGTCCTCGATCGCGAGCAATCTCGTTATCGCCTACGGCTTCGACAATGGCATCCAGATCTACCGTCCGAGCGGCGGTCAGTTCAATACCCTTACC
Encoded proteins:
- a CDS encoding T9SS type A sorting domain-containing protein, whose translation is MKRWSLLLGLLVVLLVSFDTAHAQGWVGGSIGVDAVQGLAHGDTVYVGSDLRWILRLRNDSFNFAFSNGFRVFTPDGATWDSTRGDTLGWRPGDPTPGVAILGKANFDLPYGINYFPPSPSTSVGSDTVGFIAAKIFATGLPPNFNDTAWAVTAFNINPSSHGKHICVDSTWFRPGGTWKWQASGGIQRFPAWSGQVCYTIVDPNQPTAELVVVPDSLGFTATEGGANPAAQQFNVSEFGGTVIPYSASEAGTWLSLTNASGNTPADVGVNVDITGVAAGTYTELVTVSSTSAPSKTVKVTLVVNPAPKVLVVSPDTLRFTAQEGGANPASQNFNVSEAGGAAIAYTAGESATWLSLTNPSGTTPGDVTVNVIMAGVTAGSYTDLVTVTAAEASNSPQLVVIELTVTPAASLMAISPDTLKFIAIEGGPNPPNGQFQVTSTGGSVDYFAEDTSTWFSLLNEDSVTPDSVQVLVDITGLVPGNYFGDVTFTSGTAENSPQARVVMLTVVARPKILVTSPDTLYFTAVAGGANPASQTFAVSEQGGAVIPYTSLEGASWLSLTNASGNTPDLVTVNVDIAGLTDGSYSEAVVTTSADAVNADTVVVLLDVSTCPQLILTPASRNYSVYTNTLLEISDSIQLTRAGGAAYGWNILNDAGFQINPTSGVTPGVMTIYDTITYLSPGTFTRCILIEDSACSAIDSFCVTVEVTEAPCALIVTSDSLLSFNVTQGDSLTTPAARSLFVYSSDDLVSFEFTVSSDSAWVHFAPTFGTSPESILVSVDPTGLLPGTYFADCRISTDNIYVCEPKFKVVTVMMTVVDSTANQFCAWVVDPDGIQIPGAFVDLYASFPDSNTWLDRQISDSSGAVWFPSFPDTFDLFAHKDGYYPAVANDLSFGNKGVMLVLHPLRPVVVTSQWVDYFCDNNLLNDYPLPAGSVVEATEPGGLLVGQFYVTEFGKYGFMPVYRANDTLTDTLGAMTGDVLTFWVNGQMAIANGDVTYPAAYDRVMVCLNAGGVIQKNCPLQEGWNLVSWNIDTPVDFLPDILAPIDSCIEVVLGFEGGGLTYDPTLPQFSTLWYADHYSGYWIKVRSGCSATLSLTGIPVPANTAIHVYRGWNLVSYLPESPLAPVDALSSIASNLVIAYGFDNGIQIYRPSGGQFNTLTEMSTCHGYWVKVTQNGDLVYPGGAGTTVAAVENPHNIAARLAVPSDITPTMSWMNLYSADLTLDGRTVKAGTTITAHTESGVKVGSFTLAKDGSFGFMPVYADDEGNGLKRGETFVLKVNGVETNEQFTYGTDGDRLEVAGLTAKSSDATLPGSFELAQNYPNPFNPSTTISFSLPVGGKAKLEIYNILGVLVATPYDGAAEAGKTDVVWDGKNASGETVASGVYLYRLTSGSFTETRKMMLLK